Genomic segment of Elusimicrobiota bacterium:
ATCCGTAGAAACAACGTTGAAGATGTACGACCCGGAAACCGGTATTGTATATGACTACTACGGCTTTGCTGATAATATAGTGTCAGTATCTATAGGTAATAGCGATGAATTGTATGTATTGACGGATAATTACAGGATCTATAAATTTGTAGACGGTGTAATCGTATGGGTATCAGCAACTTACAACGCATTATCTCCCCTGGCGTTAGGGTATACGTCCAGCAATGAAATTTATGCGATAAATAATAATACCGTAATTGCGTTCTCAATGGCTGACGGTAGAGAATCCTGGGCGCTGGATGTTACTGATAACCTTGGCAGTGAAAACTTGCAAACCTATTCCCCAACATTGGGAAGAGAGGCGGATAATAGGCTCTACATTTCTGGCGACCGCCGTGTAGTAGCAGTAGATATTGATACTCACTATTTTGTATGGGCAACTTCTGCATGCGAATATATGGATGAAAGAGTGCAGCTAAAATACTCGCCTAGTGTTGATAGTAACGGCAATATTTATTCTGTTATTGAAGGGCAATCTGCATATATGTGGGAACCTGGCTTACCTCATAACTATGTCTCAAAGATAAATTTATCCGGTACGCGTGTATGGTCAAAGGATTATGGAAGCACTCTTCCGGTATCTATCCCTGCAATGATTAGTAACGAAAAAGCATGCGTAGTTACTGACTATGGTTTAGACGCACTAAACACACTGGATGGCTCAACTACCTGGCAATACGTTCTATCTATCAATATCCCTGTTTATGGTGAAGAACATATAGCCGTTGATAAAGACGGTATTGTTTTTGTATGGTCTGAAGATCCGGGGATGATATACGCAATAAACGGCAATAACGGTTTCCGTGTATGGAACCAACCCTTCTTTTTCCCGAGTACAACCGCAACGTTTATACCTGTACTTAGCCAGGGCGGTGTACTGCATATCGTTAGTACTGACGGGAAGTTAGCAAACTTCAGCCACCGCGAATTACCGCAGATAAAACGTCCTGATGGGAGTAACACTGGCAGGAGCAGCAGGACTGAGTATGTCAACGGCATAAAACGCCGAGGCAATGTGCGTCCAATCTCGACACCAATGACCGGAGATATTAAGGAAACCGCGAATTCGTTTAACTCAATGAACACGGTTACCGGTAATTTATATTATTACGTTACCGACCTTTCACTACCCGGTAAAGGGCTGCCCCTGCATTTTACAAGGTCATACAACAGTATGATGAATTTCTATGGCCCATTCGGGTACGGGTGGGCACATCCGTTTGATACCAGGGTTAGGTTTGAGCAAAGCGATGGGTCATGGACATTATTCCGCGGTGACGCCGCAGAAATTAATTTTGTGTATAACAATGAAGACGGATACTTTTATCCGCCAAAAGGTACCACAACAAAACTTCAGTGGGATACTGAAAATAATATTGTAAACTTATACGAAATGAACGGTATACGTTATGAATATAACGCCCAAAACTGTGCATTGCAACACATTATTGACCCTTACGGCAATACAGTGAGTTTTGAATACTTACCTGGTTACCCTGATAAATTATGCAAAATCATAGATACTGCCGGGCGGGAGATACAGATAGAATATAATGATGACTTACTGATAAACTTGATGGTTGACCCTCTTGGCCGCGGGACAACGTATTCTTATGAAAATACGTTATTAACCCGGGTGGACTACCCCGGCGGCCTTACCGCAGAGTATTTGTATGACAATAACCATAGGTTAATCTCCCATAATGACAAAAAGTATGCGAATAAACGTTTTGCGATCCGGCAGTACGAGTATGACAGCAATAACCGTGTTGTGAGGCAGGACGGGCCGGTATACGATGAAATATCTGATACTTGCTACATAAGTTATGACGATACTTACCGCAAGAATACGTTTACCAATAGCCGCGGGAAATCAACAGTGATTGAATACGACAGCAGTGGGCGCGTGGTATATATCACCAACGCGGTAAACCAGGTAAAATCGTTTATCTGGGATGAAAACAATGATAATACATATATGACCGACTATGGTAACGATACATATGGTTATACTTACTACGACGATGGGAATATTCATACAATCACTACGCCGGTAGGGTCGGTTAGTTACACGTATACCGAGGACTACAAAAAAGTTGAAACATTCACAGATGAACGTAATAAACTGTATACCTACACTTATGACACATTCGGTAACCTTAAGACAGTCACAGACCCTGAACTTAATACATCATCGTATACATACAATGCATCAGGCCAGCTGGTATCGTATGTTGACGCAAACGGGAACTCCACGTCGTACGGTTACGATACCTGGGGTAACCGTACAACCGTAACAAATGCCGAGGGTAAAACCACACGGTACTGTTTTGACATCCTGGGCCGTTCTACCGGCACGGTTGACGCGTTGGAACGTTTAACAAAATATGTACTTGACCCGGAAGGTACGGACAGGGTTAAACAAATAATATATGTTTCAGACGGTTCTAAAGATGAAGAGTTTACTTATGACGATTTTGGCAATCTCACAGAACATATTAACGCAAATGATGAAGGTAAGAAAACATTTAAGTATACCTACCACAACCAGCTTGAAGAATCTGAAGATGAAGAATATAATAAAGTAGTGTATATATACGACGCAAACGGCAATCGTACACAAACTACGGATGCCAAAGGGAACATTACAACGTTTACGTACGACAATCTTGATCGGTTGACGGCAATAACCGCGCCGTATGCGATAGTAACTTCCTATGAATATGATGACGACGGTAACCGTAAATCTGTGACTGATCCAAATGGACACAAGACGTTGTATAATTATGACAATATGAATCGGTTAACCAGTGTTGTTGACGCTATGGGTAATACTATGAGTTACGGATACGACGAAGCGGGTAACCGCACAACAATTACTGACGCGCGGGGTAGTACTACAACGTATGTATATGACGATTTGAACCGTACAAGTGAAATACATTACCCCAACGGCGGGCATTCGCATTATTATTATGATAAAGTTGGTAATACCGAAAAGATAATTGATGCAAACGGGTATGCATTAGAATATGGTTACAATAATATATATCAGGTAGAAACAATTACGGATGAAGAGAATCATACCGCACAGTTTACTTACGACGAAGTGGGTAACCTTGAGTCTAAAACAGATGCTAACGGTAACACTATTCAATACACATACTATCCGCGTAACTGGGTGAAAGAAGAAAAACATCCGGGTACAACGTTGAAGGTAACAGAGTACCAGTACGATAACGTTGGTAACCTAAAGAAAGTTATTGACCCATTAGGGAAGACAGTGGAGTATGCGTACTACACAAACGGGTGGAAAAAA
This window contains:
- a CDS encoding DUF6531 domain-containing protein; translated protein: MKKHCSVLKLVLSFALLIVYQSVCSAEYEIDAVLSGFGRATANTSYQSIVLLGGQEVIGSSVTSTYDLGIGHIYHLPLAATTYYEPPVPGSTPYWPSAYGNNTNTCITSLVSGPQREAILSTGTITDTGEIIVPPVVDSRGVVFISVETTLKMYDPETGIVYDYYGFADNIVSVSIGNSDELYVLTDNYRIYKFVDGVIVWVSATYNALSPLALGYTSSNEIYAINNNTVIAFSMADGRESWALDVTDNLGSENLQTYSPTLGREADNRLYISGDRRVVAVDIDTHYFVWATSACEYMDERVQLKYSPSVDSNGNIYSVIEGQSAYMWEPGLPHNYVSKINLSGTRVWSKDYGSTLPVSIPAMISNEKACVVTDYGLDALNTLDGSTTWQYVLSINIPVYGEEHIAVDKDGIVFVWSEDPGMIYAINGNNGFRVWNQPFFFPSTTATFIPVLSQGGVLHIVSTDGKLANFSHRELPQIKRPDGSNTGRSSRTEYVNGIKRRGNVRPISTPMTGDIKETANSFNSMNTVTGNLYYYVTDLSLPGKGLPLHFTRSYNSMMNFYGPFGYGWAHPFDTRVRFEQSDGSWTLFRGDAAEINFVYNNEDGYFYPPKGTTTKLQWDTENNIVNLYEMNGIRYEYNAQNCALQHIIDPYGNTVSFEYLPGYPDKLCKIIDTAGREIQIEYNDDLLINLMVDPLGRGTTYSYENTLLTRVDYPGGLTAEYLYDNNHRLISHNDKKYANKRFAIRQYEYDSNNRVVRQDGPVYDEISDTCYISYDDTYRKNTFTNSRGKSTVIEYDSSGRVVYITNAVNQVKSFIWDENNDNTYMTDYGNDTYGYTYYDDGNIHTITTPVGSVSYTYTEDYKKVETFTDERNKLYTYTYDTFGNLKTVTDPELNTSSYTYNASGQLVSYVDANGNSTSYGYDTWGNRTTVTNAEGKTTRYCFDILGRSTGTVDALERLTKYVLDPEGTDRVKQIIYVSDGSKDEEFTYDDFGNLTEHINANDEGKKTFKYTYHNQLEESEDEEYNKVVYIYDANGNRTQTTDAKGNITTFTYDNLDRLTAITAPYAIVTSYEYDDDGNRKSVTDPNGHKTLYNYDNMNRLTSVVDAMGNTMSYGYDEAGNRTTITDARGSTTTYVYDDLNRTSEIHYPNGGHSHYYYDKVGNTEKIIDANGYALEYGYNNIYQVETITDEENHTAQFTYDEVGNLESKTDANGNTIQYTYYPRNWVKEEKHPGTTLKVTEYQYDNVGNLKKVIDPLGKTVEYAYYTNGWKKSVTDANTNTTNYDYDANGNLRHVVTPKSQTIEYQYDNLNRRTMEIDEIGNDILYGYDAAGNVISRTNGTDVVVSTYNAVNRLVRKTYPDNTTVEYGYDANYNLITAITPDVETRYEYNTLDRLTVVKQKFLTGVPEPVEYTVAHEYDLVGNRTRVVYPGGTKDTLFAYNTLNRMESLTDDDAGTINFSYDPVGNSTSVVYPNGITAQYAYNTNNWLERIDYNTSNIPYQHYTYNNAGMKTLMSDPDGDTEYGYDNLYQLTQVTYPGGRQQKYEYDDIGNRTKYTDWSGTMTYQYNNANMLTSYGVILNTGTVTGNYDI